Proteins encoded in a region of the Actinomycetota bacterium genome:
- a CDS encoding amidohydrolase family protein: MRIVDVHTHAFSDALAPGAIASLEAAGDVRALYDGTVAGLIAAMDRCGVDVSVIQPVATKPSQVASINDWAATTASERIVPFGAMHPDFPNPAEEIARMAALGLRGFKLHPEYQSFEPHDPRMGAMYDAAIEHGMIVLFHAGADIIYPTVRGTAESFAAMLDQWPGLVAILAHLGGFQRWDDVARLLAGRDVWLDTAYTLGRLPDDEWVSLVRAHGADRVLFGSDGPWTDVAHEIAHLRRTGLDADEVAAVLGGNAERLLGL, from the coding sequence ATGCGCATAGTCGATGTACATACTCACGCGTTCTCCGACGCCCTGGCGCCCGGGGCGATCGCCTCTCTCGAGGCCGCCGGCGACGTGCGCGCGCTCTACGACGGTACCGTGGCGGGCCTGATTGCCGCGATGGATCGCTGCGGGGTCGACGTGTCGGTCATCCAGCCGGTCGCGACCAAGCCCTCGCAGGTCGCGTCGATCAACGACTGGGCCGCAACGACCGCCAGCGAGCGCATAGTGCCCTTCGGCGCCATGCACCCCGACTTCCCCAACCCGGCCGAGGAGATCGCGCGCATGGCCGCACTCGGTCTGCGCGGTTTCAAGCTGCATCCCGAGTACCAGTCCTTCGAGCCGCACGACCCCCGCATGGGAGCGATGTACGACGCCGCCATCGAGCACGGCATGATCGTGCTGTTCCATGCGGGGGCTGACATCATCTACCCCACAGTGCGCGGCACCGCCGAGTCCTTTGCGGCGATGCTCGACCAGTGGCCCGGACTCGTCGCGATCCTCGCGCACCTTGGCGGTTTCCAGCGGTGGGACGACGTCGCGCGACTGCTCGCTGGTCGCGATGTCTGGCTCGACACCGCCTACACGCTCGGACGCTTGCCCGACGACGAGTGGGTCTCTCTCGTACGCGCGCATGGCGCGGACCGCGTGCTGTTCGGCTCGGATGGTCCCTGGACGGATGTCGCGCACGAGATCGCGCACTTGCGTCGCACGGGACTCGACGCCGACGAGGTTGCGGCGGTCCTTGGCGGAAACGCGGAGCGGTTGCTGGGGCTGTAG
- a CDS encoding nucleotidyltransferase domain-containing protein, whose product MTQRINITLPSDLLAAIDEAAAGEHLTRSGFLRAAALERVAGQTGAGVVREAPAVYAAPGPRAIGFDDREPRTWPPSPDTAAALLSVFFAARDDVEVAYLFGSVARGDARPASDVDVAVLLSESLTAEERWNVRLDLIGRLSLVFRTDAIELILPDEVALELALAVIEEGLVVAGAHRASRLGFERSVRERAERERPSAEARRRAVRERILSGDFFDRHA is encoded by the coding sequence ATGACTCAGCGCATCAACATCACACTGCCATCCGATTTGCTTGCGGCGATCGACGAGGCCGCCGCGGGCGAGCATCTGACCCGCTCCGGGTTCCTCCGCGCGGCGGCACTGGAGCGGGTCGCCGGCCAGACCGGGGCCGGTGTGGTGCGTGAGGCCCCGGCCGTCTACGCTGCGCCCGGGCCGCGCGCTATCGGCTTCGACGACCGCGAGCCCCGCACGTGGCCGCCGTCGCCGGACACGGCTGCAGCGCTGTTGTCGGTCTTCTTCGCCGCCCGGGACGATGTTGAGGTCGCGTACCTCTTCGGCAGCGTTGCGCGGGGAGATGCGCGGCCGGCGAGCGACGTGGACGTCGCGGTTCTCTTGTCGGAGTCCCTGACCGCCGAGGAGAGATGGAACGTGCGCCTCGACTTGATCGGTCGCTTGTCGCTGGTCTTTCGAACGGACGCTATCGAGTTAATCCTTCCGGATGAGGTCGCCCTGGAGCTTGCGCTCGCCGTGATCGAGGAGGGGCTGGTTGTGGCGGGTGCACATCGAGCTTCGCGGCTCGGGTTTGAGCGGTCAGTTCGCGAGCGCGCGGAGCGCGAGAGGCCGTCGGCGGAGGCGCGTCGCCGTGCGGTGCGAGAGCGGATACTGTCCGGCGACTTCTTCGACCGCCATGCTTGA
- the heR gene encoding heliorhodopsin HeR, with protein MNASMILFGLLFEHYKEPDSPNWMSFFFGSLTGIVSRLAIGVYIWSPGSIAEPPGFVYAIFAITFLFFNSFAINQVLQYKKIGPWCDHIFGESVYVFLSLSTKSLLAWLVFANALMSTWGKRRRAAAASCQRA; from the coding sequence ATGAACGCGTCGATGATCCTCTTCGGCCTGCTGTTCGAGCACTACAAAGAGCCGGACAGCCCGAACTGGATGTCGTTCTTCTTCGGGTCCCTGACCGGCATTGTGTCCCGGCTTGCCATCGGCGTCTACATCTGGAGCCCCGGCTCTATCGCCGAGCCCCCCGGGTTCGTCTACGCGATCTTCGCGATTACGTTCCTGTTCTTCAACAGCTTCGCCATCAACCAGGTGCTCCAATACAAGAAGATCGGACCGTGGTGCGACCACATCTTCGGCGAGTCGGTGTACGTGTTCCTGAGTCTGAGCACGAAGTCGCTACTCGCGTGGCTTGTGTTCGCAAACGCTCTTATGTCTACATGGGGCAAACGGCGGCGGGCAGCAGCCGCTTCTTGTCAGCGCGCTTGA
- a CDS encoding LysE/ArgO family amino acid transporter has translation MTSLPLLSGFALGASLIIAIGAQNAFVFRQGLRREHTFTVAALCAGIDAALIAAGTGGFGTLVSHFPAITQIAAWGGAAFLAVYGVLALRSAIHPGHLEADDAPTPPPSRTLRATIATTLAVSLLNPHVYLDTIVLLGSLAAQYAMPGRAHFALGAGCASVVWFFSLAFGARLLAPIFERPAAWRVLDLAIAGIMLWIAATLVLGQIG, from the coding sequence ATGACGAGTCTTCCACTTCTTTCCGGCTTCGCTCTGGGCGCGAGCCTCATCATCGCGATCGGCGCCCAGAACGCCTTCGTCTTTCGCCAAGGACTGCGCCGCGAGCACACCTTCACCGTCGCTGCCCTTTGCGCCGGAATCGACGCGGCACTCATCGCTGCCGGGACCGGAGGCTTCGGTACGCTCGTGTCGCACTTCCCGGCGATCACGCAGATCGCCGCCTGGGGCGGCGCTGCGTTCCTCGCGGTCTACGGCGTGCTTGCGCTGCGTTCGGCGATCCACCCCGGACACCTGGAGGCGGACGACGCACCCACGCCTCCGCCTTCGCGCACGCTGCGCGCCACCATTGCGACCACGCTCGCCGTGAGCCTTCTCAACCCGCACGTGTATCTGGACACGATCGTTCTCCTTGGCAGTCTGGCTGCGCAGTATGCGATGCCTGGCCGGGCGCACTTCGCGCTGGGGGCGGGATGCGCGTCGGTGGTGTGGTTCTTCTCGCTCGCGTTCGGGGCGAGGCTGCTCGCACCGATCTTCGAGCGGCCGGCGGCGTGGCGCGTGCTCGATCTCGCCATCGCGGGCATCATGCTGTGGATCGCCGCGACGCTGGTTCTCGGCCAGATCGGCTGA
- a CDS encoding DUF86 domain-containing protein, whose product MLEGRVYDKLDSMMEMANRAALLIDAARRESGPHAGIAISDTELALERALYRAIQDLLDVAAMIAASIDPTPWTTYRGAIEILGAAEVLPPSALPGLREMAGFRNILAHEYGDVDRDRVLGFEAHMSDFEAFARSVVTYLDRSGSQAR is encoded by the coding sequence ATGCTTGAGGGCCGGGTCTACGACAAGCTCGATTCGATGATGGAAATGGCCAACCGCGCGGCCCTGCTAATCGATGCGGCTCGTCGCGAGAGCGGCCCACATGCGGGGATAGCCATCAGCGACACGGAACTTGCGCTCGAACGCGCGCTGTATCGGGCAATCCAGGACCTGCTCGACGTCGCGGCGATGATTGCGGCGTCGATCGATCCGACTCCCTGGACAACGTATCGCGGAGCCATCGAGATTCTTGGGGCGGCGGAGGTTCTGCCGCCGAGTGCTCTCCCGGGTCTACGGGAGATGGCGGGCTTTCGCAACATCCTGGCGCACGAGTACGGCGACGTGGACCGGGACCGGGTCCTTGGCTTCGAGGCCCACATGAGTGATTTCGAGGCGTTCGCCCGTTCGGTCGTGACATACCTCGACCGCTCGGGCTCTCAAGCGCGCTGA